A window from Pseudomonas sp. Tri1 encodes these proteins:
- a CDS encoding circularly permuted type 2 ATP-grasp protein — MPDLLDRYPLTTGTYHELLDDSGAVRTHWRRLFDQLQRSTPAQLAQRQALLARQIQENGVTYNVYADPKGADRPWELDLLPHVIDAQEWKQLSAGIAQRARLLNAVLADLYGPQRLISEGLLPAELVFGHNNFLWPCQGIAPPDGIFLHLYAVDLARTPDGRWWVTADRTQAPSGAGYALENRMIVSRAFPDLYRDLNVRHLSGFFRTLQETLARQAPSDGEPPLVVLLTPGRFNESYFEHLYLARQLGYPLVEGGDLTVRDATVYLKTLSGLRRVHAIMRRLDDDFCDPLELRTDSALGVPGLLEAVRQGRVLVANALGSGVLESPGLLGFLPKINQFLFGEELLLPSIATWWCGEPPVLAQALEKLPQLLIKPAFPSQSFSPVLGRDLNEAQRGQLAARIQARPYAYVAQELAQLSQAPVWQAEDGHIQPRAIGMRVYAVSGKDDYRVLSGGLTRVAAEADAEVVSMQRGGASKDTWVLGEQAPGSEQWTAQRTVGVHDLVRRDPYLPSRVVENLFWFGRYCERCDDSARLLRIMLARYVDGDDPQALESAVSLGESLMLLPDEGELPERLLAALLGEDWSFSLRSNLQRLQWAASQVRGKLSRENWQALVELQREAMELETEEPDFGELLDFLNRLVMSLAALSGFALDDMTRDEGWRFLMIGRRLERLQFLSSSLAAFLRGEAVFDQAGLEWLLELGNSSITYRSRYLAVAQLIPVLDLLLLDEQNPHAVLFQLKLVTRTLKRLNDDFGAPKDIALPELVARLSRFDLRCLENPLFGEASLRAALDGLADLLQEVADVSGQVSDRLALRHFAHVDDVSQRTVSV; from the coding sequence ATGCCTGACCTGCTTGACCGTTACCCGCTGACAACGGGCACCTATCATGAACTGCTGGACGACAGCGGCGCCGTGCGTACGCATTGGCGGCGGCTGTTCGACCAGTTGCAGCGCAGCACGCCGGCCCAGTTGGCCCAGCGCCAGGCGCTGCTGGCCCGGCAGATCCAGGAAAACGGCGTCACCTATAACGTCTATGCGGACCCGAAAGGGGCGGATCGGCCGTGGGAACTGGACCTGCTGCCCCACGTGATCGACGCGCAGGAGTGGAAGCAGCTGTCGGCCGGGATCGCCCAGCGCGCTCGCTTGCTCAATGCCGTGTTGGCCGACCTGTACGGGCCGCAGCGGCTGATCAGCGAAGGGCTGTTGCCGGCGGAGCTGGTGTTCGGTCACAACAATTTCCTTTGGCCGTGCCAGGGCATCGCGCCGCCGGACGGGATCTTCCTGCATTTGTATGCCGTGGATCTGGCGCGTACGCCCGATGGTCGCTGGTGGGTCACCGCAGATCGGACCCAGGCGCCTTCTGGGGCCGGTTATGCGTTGGAAAATCGCATGATCGTCTCGCGGGCCTTCCCCGACCTGTACCGCGACCTGAATGTACGGCACCTCTCCGGTTTCTTCCGCACCTTGCAGGAAACCCTTGCACGACAGGCGCCCAGCGATGGCGAGCCGCCGCTGGTGGTGCTGTTGACGCCAGGGCGGTTCAACGAAAGTTATTTCGAACATCTTTACCTGGCGCGCCAGCTGGGTTATCCGCTGGTGGAAGGCGGTGACCTGACGGTTCGGGACGCTACGGTCTATCTCAAGACCCTCAGCGGGCTGCGGCGGGTCCACGCGATCATGCGTCGGCTCGACGACGATTTCTGCGACCCCCTGGAGTTGCGCACCGATTCGGCCTTGGGCGTGCCAGGCTTGCTGGAGGCGGTGCGCCAGGGCCGGGTGCTGGTGGCCAATGCCTTGGGCAGCGGCGTGCTGGAATCGCCGGGCCTCTTGGGGTTTCTGCCGAAGATCAACCAATTTCTGTTCGGTGAGGAACTGCTGCTGCCGTCCATCGCCACTTGGTGGTGCGGTGAACCACCGGTGCTGGCCCAGGCCTTGGAGAAACTGCCGCAGTTGTTGATCAAGCCGGCGTTTCCTTCCCAAAGCTTCAGCCCGGTGTTGGGTCGTGACCTGAACGAGGCGCAGCGCGGTCAGTTGGCGGCGCGGATACAGGCAAGGCCCTATGCCTATGTCGCCCAGGAGCTGGCGCAACTGTCCCAGGCTCCGGTCTGGCAGGCCGAAGACGGTCACATCCAGCCTCGGGCCATTGGCATGCGCGTGTATGCCGTGTCCGGGAAGGATGACTATCGGGTGCTGTCGGGGGGCTTGACCCGCGTGGCCGCCGAGGCCGACGCTGAAGTGGTGTCGATGCAGCGCGGTGGCGCCAGCAAGGACACTTGGGTGCTGGGGGAGCAAGCGCCTGGCAGTGAGCAATGGACGGCCCAGCGAACCGTAGGTGTCCACGATCTGGTTCGGCGCGATCCGTACCTGCCTTCGCGGGTGGTGGAAAACCTGTTCTGGTTCGGTCGCTACTGTGAACGCTGCGACGACAGCGCGCGGCTGCTGCGGATCATGCTGGCGCGCTATGTCGATGGCGATGACCCTCAGGCCCTGGAATCGGCGGTGTCCCTGGGCGAAAGCCTGATGCTGCTGCCCGATGAGGGCGAACTGCCCGAGCGTCTGCTGGCGGCGTTGCTGGGCGAGGACTGGTCCTTCAGCCTGCGCTCCAACCTGCAACGCTTGCAGTGGGCGGCCTCGCAGGTTCGCGGCAAGCTGTCCCGGGAAAACTGGCAGGCGCTGGTGGAATTGCAGCGCGAAGCCATGGAATTGGAAACCGAGGAGCCGGATTTCGGCGAGCTGCTGGATTTCCTCAACCGATTGGTGATGTCCCTGGCGGCGTTGTCCGGGTTTGCCCTGGATGACATGACTCGCGACGAGGGCTGGCGTTTCTTGATGATCGGTCGGCGCCTGGAGCGCCTGCAGTTTCTCAGCAGCAGCCTGGCCGCGTTTCTGCGGGGCGAAGCGGTGTTCGATCAGGCCGGGCTGGAATGGCTGCTGGAGCTGGGCAATAGCAGCATCACCTACCGCTCGCGTTACCTGGCAGTCGCGCAATTGATCCCGGTGCTCGACCTGTTGCTGCTGGACGAACAGAACCCCCACGCAGTGCTCTTCCAGTTGAAACTGGTGACCCGCACCCTCAAGCGCCTGAACGATGATTTTGGCGCGCCGAAGGACATTGCGTTGCCGGAATTGGTGGCGCGTCTTTCACGCTTTGACCTGCGCTGCCTGGAAAATCCGTTGTTCGGCGAGGCCAGCCTGCGCGCAGCCCTCGACGGGCTGGCCGATCTGTTACAGGAAGTGGCCGATGTCAGTGGCCAGGTTTCCGATCGCCTGGCCTTGCGTCATTTTGCCCACGTCGATGACGTCAGCCAGCGCACGGTGTCCGTCTGA
- a CDS encoding transglutaminase family protein, producing MNARYQILHDTHYHYDSPVSLAQQLAHLWPRPCDWQRCTEQQLLISPEPTTRRDEQDVFGNPLTRLAFERPHDELLVNARLSVEVLARPVLDFNLSPTWESTCNALTYSGRPLAAPLLDACRYRFESPYVHLKRSFVEFSESCFPPGRPLMLGVRALMEKIFEEFTFDAEATQVATPLVEVLERRRGVCQDFAHLMLACVRSRGLAARYVSGYLLTQPPPGQPRLIGADASHAWVSVFCPLLGWVDFDPTNNVQPALEHITLAWGRDFSDVSPLRGVILGGGSHDPEVRVTVMPLES from the coding sequence ATGAACGCTCGCTACCAGATCCTCCACGACACGCATTATCACTACGACAGCCCGGTATCCCTGGCCCAGCAGCTTGCCCACCTGTGGCCGCGGCCCTGTGACTGGCAGCGTTGCACCGAGCAGCAGTTGTTGATCAGTCCGGAGCCGACCACCCGTCGCGATGAGCAGGATGTGTTTGGCAATCCGCTGACGCGCCTGGCCTTTGAACGACCCCATGACGAGTTGCTGGTCAATGCCCGCCTGAGCGTCGAGGTGCTGGCTCGCCCTGTACTGGATTTCAACCTGTCCCCCACCTGGGAGTCGACCTGCAACGCCTTGACCTACAGCGGCCGCCCTCTTGCGGCGCCGCTGCTGGATGCATGCCGCTACCGTTTCGAGTCGCCCTATGTTCACCTCAAGCGTAGCTTCGTCGAGTTTTCCGAAAGTTGCTTCCCGCCGGGGCGCCCGTTGATGCTGGGTGTCCGGGCACTGATGGAAAAGATTTTCGAGGAGTTCACCTTCGATGCCGAGGCGACCCAGGTGGCGACGCCGCTGGTGGAGGTGCTGGAGCGGCGACGGGGCGTGTGCCAGGACTTCGCCCACCTGATGCTGGCCTGCGTGCGCTCGCGTGGGCTGGCGGCACGCTACGTGAGTGGATACCTGCTGACCCAGCCACCGCCCGGCCAACCCCGGCTGATTGGCGCCGATGCGTCCCACGCCTGGGTCTCGGTGTTTTGCCCACTGTTGGGTTGGGTGGACTTCGATCCGACCAACAACGTACAGCCAGCCCTGGAGCACATCACCCTGGCCTGGGGCCGGGATTTTTCCGATGTGTCGCCGCTACGGGGGGTGATCCTGGGGGGCGGCAGCCATGATCCCGAGGTGCGGGTGACGGTGATGCCGTTGGAGTCATGA
- a CDS encoding NUDIX domain-containing protein — protein MFPVSIKGVLQSPEGLVVLMLNERDEWELPGGRIELGETASQCLAREIDEELAVEVSVGEPLDSYLFEVIPGKHVFISTYRCQLLGGFVPTVSHEHKEIGLFEPGQLPANLPVGYRASIIKALGL, from the coding sequence ATGTTCCCGGTGTCCATCAAAGGCGTGCTGCAATCCCCCGAGGGCCTGGTCGTGCTGATGCTCAACGAGCGGGATGAATGGGAGTTGCCCGGCGGACGGATCGAGCTGGGCGAAACGGCGTCGCAGTGCCTGGCACGGGAGATCGACGAGGAACTGGCCGTTGAAGTAAGCGTGGGGGAGCCGTTGGATTCGTACTTGTTCGAGGTCATTCCCGGCAAGCATGTCTTTATTTCCACTTACCGCTGCCAATTACTGGGCGGGTTCGTGCCGACGGTCAGTCATGAGCATAAGGAAATCGGGCTGTTCGAGCCGGGCCAATTGCCGGCCAATCTGCCAGTGGGTTATCGCGCGTCGATTATCAAGGCGTTGGGGTTGTGA
- a CDS encoding TIGR00730 family Rossman fold protein has product MSIASVCVFCGASTGSHPAYREAAQALGRALAERNLTLVYGGGAVGLMGIVADAALAAGGEVIGIIPQSLKDKEIGHSGLTRLEVVDGMHARKARMAELSDAFIALPGGLGTLEELFEVWTWGQLGYHGKPLGLLEVNGFYSKLTGFLDHIVGEGFVRAPHRDMLQVSESPQNLLDALDEWQPSVQPKWAEQKPS; this is encoded by the coding sequence ATGTCCATAGCGTCTGTTTGTGTATTTTGCGGCGCCAGCACCGGCAGCCACCCCGCCTACCGTGAAGCGGCGCAGGCCCTGGGGCGAGCGCTGGCGGAGCGAAATCTTACCCTGGTCTACGGCGGTGGTGCCGTGGGCCTGATGGGCATCGTCGCCGACGCGGCCTTGGCGGCCGGCGGCGAAGTCATCGGCATCATCCCGCAAAGCCTCAAAGACAAGGAAATCGGCCACAGCGGCCTGACCCGCCTGGAAGTGGTGGACGGCATGCATGCCCGCAAGGCGCGCATGGCCGAATTGAGCGATGCCTTCATCGCCCTGCCCGGTGGCCTCGGCACGCTGGAGGAGTTGTTCGAAGTCTGGACCTGGGGGCAGCTCGGCTACCACGGCAAGCCACTGGGGTTGCTGGAGGTGAACGGGTTCTACAGCAAACTCACCGGTTTTCTCGATCATATCGTCGGTGAAGGCTTCGTCCGTGCGCCACATCGTGACATGCTGCAAGTGAGCGAATCACCGCAAAACCTGCTCGATGCACTGGACGAATGGCAGCCCTCGGTGCAGCCAAAGTGGGCCGAGCAAAAACCCAGCTAA
- the azu gene encoding azurin, with product MFAKLVAVSLLTLASSQLMAAECKTTIDSTDQMSFNTKAIEIDKSCKTFTVELTHSGSLPKNVMGHNWVLSKEADMQPIATDGLAAGVDKNYLKEGDARIIAHTKIIGAGEKDSVTFDVSKLDAAEKYGFFCSFPGHISMMKGTVTLK from the coding sequence ATGTTTGCCAAACTTGTTGCAGTATCCCTGTTGACGCTGGCCAGCAGCCAACTGATGGCAGCGGAGTGCAAGACCACCATCGACTCGACCGACCAGATGTCCTTCAACACCAAGGCCATCGAGATCGACAAGAGCTGCAAGACCTTCACCGTTGAGCTGACGCATTCGGGCAGCCTGCCGAAAAACGTCATGGGCCATAACTGGGTGCTGAGCAAAGAGGCTGACATGCAGCCGATCGCCACCGATGGTTTGGCCGCTGGCGTCGACAAGAACTACCTGAAAGAAGGTGATGCTCGCATCATCGCCCACACCAAAATCATTGGTGCCGGGGAGAAAGACTCGGTGACTTTCGACGTATCGAAACTCGATGCCGCTGAAAAATACGGTTTCTTCTGCTCGTTCCCAGGCCACATCTCGATGATGAAAGGCACCGTTACCCTGAAGTAA
- the nadE gene encoding ammonia-dependent NAD(+) synthetase, whose product MQAVQREIAEQLKVQPPFTDDAALKAEIARRVSFIQDCLVNSGLKSLVLGISGGVDSLTAGLLAQRAMRELREKTGNAAYKFIAVRLPYETQFDEHEAQACVDFIDPDERHTVNIGPAVKALAEQVAAFEGKAAVSRDFVLGNTKARMRMVAQYTIAGTEQGLVIGTDHAAEAVMGFFTKFGDGACDLAPLSGLVKNQVRAIARDFGAPESLVEKIPTADLEDLSPGKPDEASHGVTYAEIDAFLHGKPVRDEAFKIICETYRKTEHKRVMPYAP is encoded by the coding sequence ATGCAAGCCGTACAGCGTGAGATTGCTGAACAGCTCAAGGTCCAGCCACCGTTCACCGATGACGCCGCCCTCAAGGCCGAAATCGCCCGCCGGGTGAGCTTTATTCAGGATTGCCTGGTCAACTCCGGGCTCAAGTCCCTCGTCCTGGGCATCAGTGGCGGGGTCGACTCGTTGACCGCCGGTCTGCTGGCCCAGCGTGCCATGCGCGAGCTGCGGGAAAAAACCGGTAACGCGGCCTACAAGTTCATCGCCGTGCGCCTGCCGTACGAAACCCAGTTCGACGAGCATGAGGCACAAGCCTGTGTGGACTTCATCGACCCCGACGAGCGCCATACCGTCAACATCGGTCCGGCGGTCAAGGCCTTGGCCGAGCAAGTCGCGGCATTCGAAGGCAAGGCGGCGGTCTCGCGGGACTTCGTGCTGGGCAACACCAAGGCGCGGATGCGCATGGTGGCGCAATACACCATCGCGGGGACCGAGCAGGGCCTGGTGATCGGCACCGACCACGCGGCCGAAGCGGTGATGGGCTTCTTCACCAAGTTCGGCGACGGCGCCTGCGACCTGGCGCCGTTGAGCGGCCTGGTGAAAAACCAGGTCCGGGCCATCGCCCGTGACTTTGGCGCGCCGGAATCGCTGGTGGAAAAAATCCCGACCGCCGATCTCGAAGACCTGTCGCCAGGCAAGCCGGACGAAGCCTCCCACGGCGTGACCTATGCCGAGATCGACGCGTTCCTGCACGGCAAGCCGGTGCGGGACGAGGCGTTCAAGATCATTTGCGAAACCTATCGCAAGACCGAGCACAAGCGGGTGATGCCCTACGCGCCGTAA
- the pncB gene encoding nicotinate phosphoribosyltransferase, which produces MSESVFADRIVQNLLDTDFYKLTMMQAVLHNYPNVEVEWEFRCRNSEDLRPYLAEIRFQIERLAELSLSADQLGFLERISFLKPDFLRFLGLFRFNLRYVHTGIDNGELFIRLRGPWLHVILFEVPLLAIVSEVRNRYRYREVVLEQAREQLYRKFDWLTANASTDELAELQVADFGTRRRFSYRVQEEVVNVLKHDFPGRFVGTSNVHLSRELDMKPLGTMAHEWIMAHQQLGPRLIDSQIAALDCWVREYRGLLGIALTDCITMDAFLKDFDLFFAKLFDGLRHDSGDPVIWAEKAIVHYHKLGIDPMSKTLVFSDSLTLPKCLEIFRALRGRINVSFGIGTNLTCDIPGVEPMSIVLKMISCDGQPVAKISDEPGKTHCKDPNFVAYMRHVFQVPAALSDISSKE; this is translated from the coding sequence ATGAGCGAGAGTGTGTTTGCCGATCGTATCGTGCAGAACCTGCTCGACACCGACTTCTACAAACTGACGATGATGCAGGCGGTGCTGCACAACTACCCCAACGTCGAAGTCGAATGGGAGTTTCGCTGCCGCAACAGCGAGGACTTGCGACCGTATCTGGCGGAGATCCGCTTCCAGATCGAACGCCTGGCCGAGCTGAGCCTGAGCGCCGACCAGTTGGGCTTCCTGGAACGCATCAGCTTTCTGAAGCCGGACTTCCTGCGTTTCCTAGGCCTGTTTCGCTTCAACCTGCGCTACGTCCACACCGGCATCGACAATGGCGAGCTGTTTATCCGCCTGCGCGGGCCGTGGTTGCATGTGATTCTGTTCGAAGTGCCGTTGCTGGCCATTGTCAGCGAAGTACGCAACCGCTATCGCTACCGTGAAGTTGTCCTGGAGCAGGCGCGGGAACAGTTGTATCGCAAGTTCGACTGGCTGACGGCCAACGCCAGTACCGACGAATTGGCCGAACTGCAAGTCGCCGACTTCGGCACCCGCCGTCGGTTTTCTTACCGCGTCCAGGAAGAAGTCGTGAATGTGCTCAAGCACGACTTCCCCGGACGTTTCGTCGGCACCAGCAACGTGCACCTGTCCCGAGAGCTGGATATGAAACCCCTGGGCACCATGGCCCATGAATGGATCATGGCCCACCAACAACTGGGCCCGCGGCTGATCGACAGCCAGATCGCCGCCCTCGATTGCTGGGTGCGCGAGTATCGGGGCCTGCTGGGGATCGCGCTGACCGACTGCATCACCATGGACGCGTTCCTGAAGGACTTCGATCTGTTCTTCGCCAAGCTGTTCGACGGCTTGCGCCATGACTCCGGTGATCCGGTGATCTGGGCCGAAAAAGCCATCGTTCACTATCACAAGCTCGGCATCGACCCGATGAGCAAGACCCTGGTGTTCTCCGATAGCCTGACATTGCCCAAATGCCTGGAGATTTTTCGGGCGTTGCGTGGTCGCATTAATGTCAGCTTCGGTATTGGTACCAACCTGACTTGTGACATTCCAGGTGTAGAGCCGATGAGCATCGTGCTTAAAATGATCAGCTGTGACGGGCAACCCGTGGCCAAGATTTCAGACGAGCCCGGCAAGACCCACTGCAAAGACCCGAATTTCGTCGCCTACATGCGACACGTTTTCCAAGTACCTGCCGCCCTTTCTGACATATCAAGCAAGGAGTGA